TCAGCTGCAGTATAGATTTCCCGCATGACCGTTATGAAATGCTGCAATTGTCCGGTGCATGGGCACGGGAGCGATATATCCACCGGCGGCCTTTAACGCCGGGCACGCAGTCGGTCGAGAGCCGCCGCGGATCGAGCAGCCATATGAACAATCCGTTCTTTGCATTGCTGTCCGAAGATGCCACGGAGGACCATGGCGAGGTGTTCGGATTCAGCCTCGTATATAGCGGCAGCTTTGTAGGCGGGATAGAAGTCGACCAGTTTCATACAGCGCGCGCTTATCTTGGCATTAACCCGTTTGACTTCTCCTGGCGGCTCGAGCCGGGGGAATCGTTTCAAACGCCGGAAGCCGTTATGGTATTCTCCGCCGAAGGACTCGGGGGCATGTCCCGCACCTATCATGAGATGTATCGGACCCGGCTCTGCCGCGGAGCATACCGCGATGCGGACCGGCCGATCCTTGTGAATAACTGGGAAGCGACATATTTCAACTTCGACGCGGACAAGATCGAAGCGCTTGCCGAATCCGCAAGCGAACTTGGCATTGAGCTGCTGGTGCTCGACGACGGCTGGTTCGGCCGCCGCGACAGCGATAATTCCTCGCTTGGCGACTGGGTGGTAGACAGGAAGAAGCTGCCGCACGGACTTGATGATCTGGCGGAGCGTGTTCGGAGCCGGGGGCTGCAGTTCGGGCTCTGGTTCGAGCCTGAGATGGTTTCTCCGGACAGCGAGCTGTACCGCGCCCATCCGGATTGGTGCCTGCATGTGCCAGGCCGCCGGCGTTCGGAGGCCAGGCGGCAGCTCATCCTCGACCTTTCCCGGGCGGATGTGCAGGACTACATTGTGAATTCGGTTAGCGCCATACTGGACAGCGCCCCGATTTCGTATGTGAAATGGGACATGAACCGCAATATGACCGAAATCGGTTCGGCACTGCTGACGGCCGAGCGTCAGAGGGAAACCGCGCACCGGTACATGCTCGGTCTGTATAATGTCCTTGAACGAATCACGTCGGCTTTCCCCGGCGTCTTGTTCGAAAGCTGCTCGGGCGGTGGAGGCCGCTTCGATCCCGGTATGCTCTACTACATGCCGCAAACATGGACAAGCGATAACACGGATGCAGTCAGCCGGTTGAAAATCCAGTACGGGACAAGTATTGTCTATCCGATCAGTTCAATGGGTGCGCATGTTTCAGATGTGCCCAATCATCAGGTCGGCCGGATGACCCCGCTCAAAACCCGCGGAGACGTAGCGATGTCGGGCAACTTCGGCTACGAGCTGGATTTGACCCGGTTTACCGAAGCCGAGAAGGAAGAAGTGAAGCGGCAAATCGCAATGGTAAAGGAACTGCGGGAGCTGACGCAGAACGGGCACTTTTACCGGCTGCTAAGTCCTTTCGAAGGCGAAGAGACGGCATGGATGTTTGTCTCGCCGGACCGCTCGGAAGCGTTTGCCGTTCACGTCATCGTGCTCAACGAGCCGAACGCACGGCTGGAACGCCTTCGCTTGAAGGGCCTTGATCCGGAACGAAGATATGAATTGATCGGTACAGAGGATGTTATCGGCGGCGACGAGCTCATGCATGCGGGCATCGTCAGACCGCGTGCCCATGACGATTTTTCAAGTATTGTCTATCGCTTTAAGGCCGTTTAAGAGGAAGCACGCGGCCGCGTCATGGGGGATTGTGCGTTTAACAGCGGTACAGCCAAACGGACAACCTTGCTCCATCCCGCATATGGTATAGCATATTTCCATATGAGGGGGGATGGTCGTGCAACAATTGATGGTTTGCTCGGTAACAGCGCTAATGGGCTCTCTGATTACTTTCGCTTACGGCTTGTGGTCGGAGTCCCTTTCACTGCTGCTTGTCGCAATGGGAGTAGATTATTTGACCGGAATAGCTGCCGCTCTGAAGGAGAAGAGAGGTTTAAACAGCGCCATCGGTTCATGGGGACTTGCGAAGAAAGGCATTATGCTGCTCGTTATACTGCTGGCCCATCGGATCGACGTTCTGCTTGAGGTGGAGAACTCAGCGATGGGCGGCGCAATTTACTTCTATCTGGCCAACGAATTCATTTCCATTACCGAAAATCTCGGCCGTATTGGCGTTCCGATACCGGACAGGCTGCGCCAGCTCATTGAAGTGCTAAAAAACAAAAAATGACCGGCTGAATAATTTCCATATATGGGGCTATCCTTCGAGGGGATGGCCTTTCCTCATTTCACCTGCACGCTCCTCCTTGCATCCGGGATTCGGCTGAGTTATAATGAGAACAAATGTTCTTATTATGCTGGAGGGTTCTATATGGCCGTTGACATCGACTCTCTGCCGCCTGTTCAAATCGGTAAAGAGCTGGAGCTTGTGAAGCATTATGTGCTGCTTGGAATTCTTATGAGGATTCTTGACCATGATATACGTATTGTCGGCTCCGCGGCGACAAAGCTGCCCAGAGTATACGAGTCCATGCTGCGCGGACTGCAGGACCGGGTACTGCTGGAGCTGGCAGCGCTGCGGAAGCAATTTCGGGACAGCGGCATACAAGTGTACGACGGGAAGCGCGGCAGTGATGCTTTGACGACTACCTACGCTTGCCGCGGCTGCCATCATTCATTTACCATGCTTTGGACGTTCGTCAAGGCGGAAGCTGAACGGCTTCTAAAAGCGTATATGACCAAATAACGTTCATCGTTTTGTCAAAAAACGAAAAAAGTTTACCCCTTTATACAGTTTAAGGTTGAGAACATCGGACGATCTTAGGTAATATAGGGAGAGACATTCTGATGACAAAGGGGAGCAAGAGCAATGCATAAGTGGATAATGTTCGTCGTTTTCGCGGCGGCATCGGTATTGGGTGTTTTTTTGCTGACAACACAACTTCCTAAGAAGCCGGTAGATGAAGCAGCGACTCTGCCGCCTGGCGTTACGATGATGAAAGTGGAAGCAAGCCAGGACTTCGTATTTGACCAGAAGGAATACCACGTGAAAAAAGGCGATAAAGTACTGCTGAAGCTCGTAAATAAAAGCGGCATCCACGGTCTTGCGATTCCGGATTTGGGAATCGACCTACAAGGCGACAAGCTGGAGCAGGAAGTTACTTTTGACAAAGCAGGAACGTTTCCAATACACTGTTCCGTTATGTGCGGAGTAGGCCATGCTGATATGAAATCTGTCATTATTGTGGAATAACAGACAAAAGGAGCCGGGAGCGGCTCCTTTTTTAGCTTTAACCGCGGGTACTTCCCCTGCGCCTGCCTTTGTGTATGAGCCAATCGCAGAAGAAGCCGAGCAGCGCCCAGCTGGCGATTGTAAGTATATACATCAGGATCACATTCAAGTCATGGATATCCATAAACAAATCGGCGAACCAGCCCGGTACGCTGAGCATAAAGAAGACCATATTGTGCGGGTCGTATCCCGTAAAGTTATATAAACATAAAGCGACGCCGATCAGCGTTGCAACTATCGTAACCGGATAACGCATGGGTGACAGATCTCCTTTAACCGTTAGCTTCGGCCGGTTATACAGCCCGGTTGTCAGTAAAATGATTGCCGTTGCGCGGCAGCTTGGGTTATTATGTGACAAAAGGGCATCCGCCATGCGTATGCCCGCATTAAAAATAAACAAAACGAGGGAGCGATATTGCGTATGATTACTCACATTGTACTATTTAAGCTGAAGGACCGCACGCCGGAGAGCATTGCACGTACGGTGCAGGTGTTAAGGGATATGGAGGGGAAAATCGAAGAGCTTCTGTCGATCGAAGTCGGTACGGACGTGCTTCATTCCGATCGCTCATTCGACATTGCGCTTGTTACAAAGTTCGCGTCAATGGATGCGCTTGCAGCATACCAGATTCACCCCGTCCATAAGAAAGTAATCGAGCATATGAGTGAAGTGCGGGAATCTTCGGCAAGCGTCGACTACGAAAGCTAAAGAAGATCAAGCTGCAAGCAGATCGAACAGACAGGGGTTTTATTGGATGTATTTTGTAAATCGCGAACAATTATCGGCAAGACTGGACACCATACCGGACATCGTAAGGGCTCTGGGTACGCTCCAAGCCGAGTGGGATGGCAGTCTGCTTAACGGACTTGCCCAAGAGCGCGCACTGCATCTGGCGATCGAAACGGTAACCGATATCGGAAGTTTCCTGATTGACGGCTTTATTATGAGAGATGCGAGCAGCTACGAGGATATCGTGGACATTATTGCGGGAGAAGGCGTCTTTCCCACCGAGCTGCATGCACTCCTTCAGGAGCTTGTCAGATTGCGCAGGCCGCTTGTCCAGGATTATTATGAATGGCCAAGAAATCAATTGCATCCGCTGACACTGACGATACCTGAAGTACTGGTTCGATTTAAAAATGCGGTAGAATACTATGTGGCACAAGAGCTGGGTTCATAGAAGCATATAAAGCCGATAGGGCGGTTATGAATCTGCTGCCAGCTAAACGATTTACGAAAAAACAAAAATGCGTTAAAATGACGCTATTATAAAGATGTACGGAGCGTAAATATTCCGTCCCGGACTATCGGGCGAACGCGTAAGGTGGTGACAGGGGTGGAACAAGCAGGAGATCCGATTGCGAAGCAGGAGCTGCCGGTCCGGCATGATGGCTCAACGCGCCAGACCGTACTCATGCTGCTCAAGACTAGTGGGAAGATGAATGCGGGCGATCTGGCCAAGAGGCTGCAAATTACGGAAATGGCGGTGCGACGCCATTTAAGCACGCTTGAACGCGACGGTCTCATTCGGCCGACCGTGGTGAGGCAAGCGATGGGAAGACCGACGCATATGTTTAGCTTGACGGAGCAGGCCGAGCATTTATTTCCAAAAAATTATCATGTGCTTGCGCTTGATCTTCTGGAAGAACTGGAAGACAACCCTGAAACCGCCGCTCTCGTGGACCGTCTGTTTGAGGGACGTAAGCGAAAGCTGATCGAGCGATACGCTTCGCGCATGGAAGGCAAATCGCTAGAGGATAAAGTGCTTGAGCTTGCCGCTATTCAGAACGACGGCGGATATATGGTTCAACTGGAGAACGATGACGATAGCTTCATCCTGCATGAATACAACTGTCCGATTTCCCGGGTGGCCGGCCGCTATCAGCAAGCGTGCCATTGCGAGCTTGCGCTGTTTCGGCAGCTGCTCGGCGCCGAGGTTGAACGAACGGAATGCCTGGCTAAAGGCGGAGGAAAATGCAGCTACCGCATTACCGGCGCATGAAGGGGACAAATAGAGTTTGGCCATTAAAACACGGGAACTAAGTATCCGGTGTTTTTTTGTTTGTATGTTTTTTGAATGGGATCTGTGATAATTACAATGACCTATTGCCTAAGCCCAGGAAAAAGCAGTAAAATGCCATTATATCATTATCAAATTAGATAACTATCTAATATTATCAGTATCAGAAGGAGGCTTGGTTGGATGAATACAACTTTCTTTCTTGTAAGACATGCTTTAAAAGAAAAGGCGATTGGAGATGTACCAATTACCGCCAAGGGAAGGTTGCAAGCGCAAGCGACGGCCCGATATTTTTGTAACTTGCCGATAGCAGCGATAGTCACAAGTACGCTACGAAGGGCAAAAGAAACCGCCTTATATATTGCATGCGAAACGAAATCAACTATTTCGGAGGACATTCGTTTGCGGGAACGGGCAAACTGGGGAGATTTACCTGGACAACCATTTGTAGAATTTGTCGCCATGTGGGAGCGATGCACGCATGATCCCGAGTATATGCCGCCCATAGGCGATTCCGCGAAGCAGGCTGGCGAACGCTTATCCTTGTTTTTATCGGAAGCGGCTAAGAAACATCCTCTTGGCAGTAACATTGTAATTGTTACACATGGAGGATTAATTACTGATTTTCTGGTTTATACATTTTCCGAGAAGCAGCTAAATCAATGGCACCCCAATTTTGTGGCGGTGCAAAGCGGCCTTATTCCCGAGTGCTCGATAACAAAATTAATATATGAGAACAGAAATTATAAATTAGATTTCTTTGCATCGGTAGAACATTTAGCTGAACAAGCTGACCACATTGTTTAAATAAACGACGTTTTCTGCATTTCACTTCTCTTGCCAGTCAAACATCGCCTCAGGTCAATGGTCCAAGTCTCTTTAACTTCACCGGGTTTTTATTCTTATTTCATTGTATCAAGTCAAGCTCATGCTGACTATAATGACATTACGAATTGGGCATTCGTCTAGTACCTTCAGCCCGGAGGGGAGAACAACGGATGGCAGTGACATGGCTTGCGGCCGCTTTCGTCGCGGCTTTCGTAATGCTTGTTTTTGGTGTGCTGTTGTGGCTCCGCGCAGCGGACCGTAAGCTGCTAAGGCTGCTGCAGACGGCGGAAGCGCTGGAGCGTCATGCGAAGACGACCGCGGATCAGTTCACACAGTTTATCCAGCCCGCTTCGGCCACAGTTAAATCAGTGCAGCGGCAGCTGGATTCAGCCACAAGGGTATTCGAATCGGCAAGGCGCATCGGCGATGCAGCGGATCAGGTCGCTGACGCGGTAAGCAGGTTATCCGGCGCGCTTTCGGATACGACAGAGCGGTATGTGGCGAAGGCCGGAGGCAAATATCGGCGGCAAATCGCCGATGCGCTAGATTGGGCCGAAATCGGCCATGCGGCATGGCAATTTTGGCAGGCCAAACGAAAAGAAAACAGTTCCTCCTCTGCATGTTCGGACTATGGCGAAGGGCACGATACTAAAGACTGACAACCGAGCCGCAGTAAAAACGGCGTCTAACGGTTGCAGATGAAACTGACAACCGAGCCGCAGTAAAAACGGCGTCTAACGGTTGCAGATGAAACTGACAACCGAGCCGCAGCGAACCCGCGTCTAACGGTTGCAGATTAAACTGACAACCGAGCCGCAGCGAACCCGCGTCTAACGGTTGCAGATGAAACTGACAACCGAGCCGCAGTATAACGGCGTCTAACGGTTGCAGATGAAACTGACAACCGAGCCGCAGCGAACCCGCGTCTAACGGTTGCAGATGAAACTGACAACACCGAGCCGCCACAGAGCTAGCGTCTCACGGTTGCAGCAAAAGGAGCGAGTTACTATGGCAAAGGGAAATCAAAGGAAAAGCTTTATGTTCGGCGCAATCGCCGGAGGAATTATTGGTTCGGTCACAGCGCTTTTACTGGCGCCCAAAGCCGGACGCGAAATTCGCAAGGATCTTGCGGAAGGCGCGCAGGAGGTAGGGGAGCGGACAGTTCGTGTAGCCAGCCAAGTCAGTGATACCACAACACGTATCGCCAAGCAGGTTGGCAGCACCGCCTCCAATGCTGCCGGAAGAGCCAAAGAGACAGCCGGAAGTGTTATCGAAGGAGTCCGCGGCTGGCGCACATCTCGAGGCGACAATCATGCCGTCAATTCAAAAAGTGATGAATCGGCGGAAGGCGGAGAAGACGAGCAGAACCAATCCATAGAAAGCAAATCGGAAGAGCTGCAGTCGATAACCTGAGACACCGAAATGCAAATCGCTCATCGACGAAGCAGGCAATGGATTTGTGCACCTGACTAAAGGGCAGAGCCAGTTTTACGGCTCTGCCCTTTAAATGTTGAGATGAAGCTGCACGAGGCGTCTGCTGCCTGAGCTTGCCCGGTTAGCGTACCCCGCGTCTCCGGGAGCGGTACTCCGTAGGCGAGACCCCGTATGTTTTGCGGAATTGCTTGGAGAAATAAAGAGCGTCGCCGTAGCCTACCGAAGAAGCAATCTGATCGATAGACAGGTAGATCTCGCCGACGAGAAGCTCTTTAGCTCTTTCCATTCGCACTTTCAGCAGAAATTGTATCGGCGAGACGCCGGTAAGCTGTTTGAACATTTTGGACAAATGTGTCCGGTGGTAGCCAAGCCTTCGGGATAAGTCTTCTATTGAGACCTGCTCGGCGTATTGGAAGGACAACCAGCGGACAGCCTGTTTAATCTGCCTCTCAATATCCGGCACAACCGTCGGCGTATTAAACATCAATTTGCTCGCGTTTACTTCGCCGAATTCTTTCAGCAGTATTCGCAGCAGTCCGTTTGCTTCCAGATCTGCCAGCTCAGGATGCACGCTCCGCTCCAGAGTGACCTGCATGCGTCGGTAAAGACTGGTGAACCGGCGGATATTATCGCTGTGGATGACGGGATTTGCCGGGGTAATCCCTAAGCTTAGCAGCAGCGGTTCCGCCAGATGACCCTTGAAGGCAACCCAGCGATAATGCCAAGGCTCCTCGGCGTCGGCTGCGTAGGTGAAGAGCACATCCGGGAATATAAAGAAGGTGTCGCCTTTCTCGCACTCATACCGCCTCCCGTCGATTTCAAATATTCCCTTGCCGGACATAACCGTATGGACAAGGTAATAGTTGTGAACAGCAGGACCGATTTGATGGGCCGGGAACGGCTTCCCTTCGCCGCTGAAGAGAACGGTCAGTTCGCCATGCGCAGGCTGGGTGTTCGAGCCGGCCGAAATTTTATAATGATCAACAACCATATGGCTGTCATCCCTTCTTTAGCTTATCTTCCTACAATAAAGACTATCTCAATAAACTACAAATGTCCATATTAAACATGCAATAATTCATACTCAAAAGATTGGGTTCTGCTCTATATTATGAAGTAGATAAACGGATTCAAACGCTTACATCAGTCAGACCAATCGAGGAGGATGAGCATGTCCAAAATTACATTTATCGGTGCTGGCAGTACGGTATTTGCGAAAAACGTGTTAGGGGATTGCTTAATGACCCCGGCGCTTCAGGGTTTTGAACTCGCGCTTTACGATATTAATCCGGAGCGGCTTTCGGAATCTCAAACAATGCTGAGTCATATCAAAAACACGAGCGGAAGCACAAGCGTCATTAAAGCATACACAGATCGTAAGGAAGCGCTTCGCGGTGCGAAATATGTAGTGAATGCCATACAGGTCGGCGGTTACGACCCATGCACGATAACCGATTTTGAAATTCCGAAAAAATACGGCCTGCGCCAAACGATTGCGGACACGGTCGGCATAGGAGGCATTTTCCGCAATCTGCGCACGATACCGGTTATGCTTGATTTTGCACGCGATATGCAGGAGGTATGTCCGGATGCGCTGTTCCTGAATTACACGAATCCCATGGCTGTTCTGACAAACGTGATGAACACGCAAGGAGGCATTAAGACTGTCGGTCTGTGCCACAGCGTACAAGTATGCGTCAAAGGCTTGTTTGAGAACCTGGGCATGGACCAAACGGGCGTTAAATCGAAAATTGCCGGAATTAACCACATGGCATGGCTGCTTGAGGTGTCCAGAGACGGCGTCGATTTATATCCTGAAATTAAACGCCGTGCCCGGGAAAAGCAACAAGAGAAGCACTGGGATATGGTGCGGCTTGAAATGATGCTGAATTTCGGGTATTACATTACCGAGTCGTCCGAGCACAATGCGGAATATCATCCGTATTTTATCAAACGGAGTTATCCGGAGCTGGTCGATCGCTTCAACATACCCCTGGATGAATACCCGCGCCGGTGTATTGAGCAAATCGATAATTGGAAGAAGCTGAAGCAGGACCTTGTTCACAATTCGGAGCTTCATCACGAGCGCACTCACGAGTATGCATCCTATATCTTCGAAGCAATCGAGACGAATGTTCCGTTTAAAATCGGCGGCAACGTTATGAATACGGGACTGATTACGAACCTGCCGCGCGAAGCATGCGTGGAAGTGCCGTGTCTTGTAGACAGCAGCGGCGTCACTCCGACTTATGTCGGCGACCTCCCTCCGCAATGCGCCGCTCTTAACAGGACGAACATCAATACGCAGCTGCTGACGATCGAAGCGGCCATTACAGGCAAACGCGAACATATTTATCATGCTGCGATGCTTGATCCGCACACGGGGGCGGAGCTGTCAATGGATGACATCATAGCAATGTGCGATGATTTAATTGAAGCTCACGGGGATTGGCTGCCCGCATACCGTTAGAGTCGGGGCAGTTACATGTACCGCAGTCTCGGCCGGATCCCGAAGAAAGGGGTCCGGCTTTCTGTTATTGTTGAACCTTGTCCGGTTTTGCGCTAAGATGTAGGTACCTTTTTATACCCGCATTCATATTCTATTGATGTCCAGCCAAAACGTACAAGAAAGCGGTGTGTATGTGCAACAACCGATCGCAATATTGGATTCCGGCGTAGGCGGCCTAACCGTCGTTCGTGAAGTAATGCGCCAGCTCCCACGGGAGAAAATCATCTACTTTGGAGACACGGCCCGCACACCATACGGTCCGCGTCCTGCAGAAGAGGTTACGCGGTTCACCCGGGAAATCGTTGATTATTTGGTTCAATTTCGTCCGAAAATGATCGTTATCGCTTGTAATACTGCGACAGCGGTTGCACTGGATGACATACGTTCCCGAGTTGCCATACCGGTAGTCGGCGTTATTCATCCTGGTGCCCGTGCCGCAAACGGCCGGACCCAAACCGGAATCGTGGGCGTCATCGGAACGGAAGGCACGATCCGCAGCGGCGCATACGAGCAAGCGCTTAAGCAGCTGTCGCCGAACATAGAAGTGATCAGCTTGGCTTGCCCGCGTTTCGTACCTCTTGTGGAGCAGGGTAACTTCCGTTCGCAAGAAACCTATGAAACAGTAAGCGCATCGCTTGAACCGTTGAGATCGCGAAAACTTGATACGTTGATTTTGGGATGCACCCATTATCCGTTTCTGGTTGACACGATTTCCGAAGTGATGGGCAGCAGCGTTAATTTGATAAGTTCGGCTGATGAGACAGCGCGTGAGATCAGTACCATTTTGTATGACCGCAACCGGCTTGCGCGAAATGACGAGCTTCCGGTGCACCAATTTTTTTGCAGCGGGGATGCCCGCATGTTCAAAACGATCGCGCAGCAATGGCTTGGCGAACAGATCGAACTGACACCGGTGGTCTGGCAAGTGCCCCAAATCGGCTGACAGCTTCGGTTCAGGGAGCGGTTCCAATCGTTCATTAGGACGATGGAGCCGCTCTTTTTTATAGTTTTTCGCTATACTACGCTGCACAGAACCAAGGTGCAAGGAGCACCCATGGAGTTGGTCCGTGCTGGCCGACAGCCGCTTCTCTTGCCGACCTTCTCTTCGTCCCGGCAATAGGTTGGTATGCGCTAAACCTGCCCTGCATAGCATGTGACTAGAAGGAGCGAACCGCTCGTGAAAGCATGTTCAAAAAGGAGGTTTGTGATGCTTCCCTATATCGTACAGCCTGGTGACACGCTGCTGCGCATCGCGCGAAGGTTTGAGGTCAACTCAGCGTCCATTATTGCCGCAAATCCGCGGATTTCTCCGGAAGAGCAGCTTCTGCCCGGTCTGCTGCTGTCAATTCCGGCGCAGAGCATCACCGTATACTGCGTTCAGCCGGGCGATACGATCCTTCGGCTTGCGTCTGTTTTCTCAGTTACCGTTACTGCCCTTATTGCTTCGAATCCTCATCTGGATCCGAAGCGACCAGTACCAGGGCAGCTGCTCACCGTGCCGGCGGGTGGCTACCACCGGATTGTCGATCCTCGAGCCGAATACGGATATAAAGAGCTGACAAAGGACCTTGAAATACTTGAAAGTGAATACCCTTTTCTGCAAATGACTGTAATCGGGAACAGTGTGATGGGTAAGCCGCTTCCTGCCATCAGGCTGGGAGAAGGTCCTCGCACCATCCAGTTCAGCGCATCCATGCATGCCAATGAGTGGATTACTTCCACGCTGCTGATGACCTTTGCAGAGGATGCGGCCAAAGCATGCGCATTGGGCGGCAAGCTTGGAGGTGCGGACATCCGCGGGCTGCTTCAGAAGGTAACCGTATGGTTCGTTCCGATGGTGAATCCCGACGGAGTCGAACTGGTCCAGGAAGGGCTTCGGCCGGGTCATCCGCACTATACCGAGCTGCTTGCGTGGAACAGGCAGTCCTTTCGTTTCATGAAATGGAAGGCTAACATCCGCGGAGTCGATCTGAACGACCAATTTCCCGCATTCTGGGAAGAGGAGGTCGAGAGAAGGTGCGCCGATGGGCCGGGTCCTCGCGACTATCCCGGGGAAGCACCGCTCACCGAACCCGAAGCGCTGGCTTTGGCCGAATTTACCCGTGAGCAGCGGTTCGATCTTGTCGTGGCGCTGCACACGCAAGGACAAGAAATTTACTGGAATTACCGCGGATATGAGCCGCCGGAATCCGAACGGATCGCGCGCAGGCTGGCGAAAGCCGCGGGCTATAAGTCCGTGAAGCTGCAGGGGAGCGATGCCGGCTTTAAGGACTGGTTTATCCAGGACTTCCGTAAACCCGGTTTCACCGTCGAAGTCGGACTCGGCGTGAATCCGCTGCCTGTTGAATCATTTGCGGATTTGTACGATGAAGTCCGCCCTCTGCTGATTGCCGCACTCGAAGCCGCTGCAGGGTTGAAGCAATAACGGCGGTGGCTGACGGGCGGCTGGTCTTAAGGTATGCTATAATGGGCGGAAGCGTACGTTTCCTGAAGGGAGATTTAACTCTTTCTTCGAGTGATGGGATGTTTCGCCATAAAAACCTGAGGAGACTGCCATTATGAGCAAACTGCTCTCGCTTCGCCATTGGCGTCATGTGTTTGTCCGGATATTCCGCCTGCTCGCCTCGCGGGAAGTCCGGCTGCTGGACAAGCTTCTATATGCGGTGCCCGTCCTGCTGTACTGGGTCCTGCCTGATTTCATACCGTTTCTGCCGATCGATGACATTGCGGTGACGATGATCGCCGCGGAATGGTATACCCGGTACATGGAACGAAAATACGGGGAACAGCCGGGCAACCGTTTGCAATAGAATTCTTCTTTAAACGGGAGACAAAGCGGCTTGAATAAACCGCAAGGTTTCATTACAATAGGAAAGATGATTTATTGAGGATACTTCCGGCTTGGGTGCTGTTCCCGGTTGTGAACGGAAGCGGGATAAGGAGAGGAACATGACGATGAAATGCAAAATAACGCGTAACGCAGCAAAGGTTCTGCGTCAGGAGCTGGACAAGCCCGAGAATGAAGGGAAACTGCTGCGTATTTACGTTACCCACTCGCATGGCGATCATGCGCATTATGGAATGAGAATGGACGATGCCGGCGCTGACGACGAGGTCGTTGAAACCGACAAGGAAATAACCGTTGTACTGGAGAAGGGTGCCGAGCTGCTTGACGGCGTGAAGATCGATTATT
This is a stretch of genomic DNA from Paenibacillus sp. sptzw28. It encodes these proteins:
- a CDS encoding alpha-glucosidase/alpha-galactosidase, which encodes MSKITFIGAGSTVFAKNVLGDCLMTPALQGFELALYDINPERLSESQTMLSHIKNTSGSTSVIKAYTDRKEALRGAKYVVNAIQVGGYDPCTITDFEIPKKYGLRQTIADTVGIGGIFRNLRTIPVMLDFARDMQEVCPDALFLNYTNPMAVLTNVMNTQGGIKTVGLCHSVQVCVKGLFENLGMDQTGVKSKIAGINHMAWLLEVSRDGVDLYPEIKRRAREKQQEKHWDMVRLEMMLNFGYYITESSEHNAEYHPYFIKRSYPELVDRFNIPLDEYPRRCIEQIDNWKKLKQDLVHNSELHHERTHEYASYIFEAIETNVPFKIGGNVMNTGLITNLPREACVEVPCLVDSSGVTPTYVGDLPPQCAALNRTNINTQLLTIEAAITGKREHIYHAAMLDPHTGAELSMDDIIAMCDDLIEAHGDWLPAYR
- the racE gene encoding glutamate racemase; this encodes MQQPIAILDSGVGGLTVVREVMRQLPREKIIYFGDTARTPYGPRPAEEVTRFTREIVDYLVQFRPKMIVIACNTATAVALDDIRSRVAIPVVGVIHPGARAANGRTQTGIVGVIGTEGTIRSGAYEQALKQLSPNIEVISLACPRFVPLVEQGNFRSQETYETVSASLEPLRSRKLDTLILGCTHYPFLVDTISEVMGSSVNLISSADETAREISTILYDRNRLARNDELPVHQFFCSGDARMFKTIAQQWLGEQIELTPVVWQVPQIG
- a CDS encoding M14 family metallocarboxypeptidase, producing the protein MLPYIVQPGDTLLRIARRFEVNSASIIAANPRISPEEQLLPGLLLSIPAQSITVYCVQPGDTILRLASVFSVTVTALIASNPHLDPKRPVPGQLLTVPAGGYHRIVDPRAEYGYKELTKDLEILESEYPFLQMTVIGNSVMGKPLPAIRLGEGPRTIQFSASMHANEWITSTLLMTFAEDAAKACALGGKLGGADIRGLLQKVTVWFVPMVNPDGVELVQEGLRPGHPHYTELLAWNRQSFRFMKWKANIRGVDLNDQFPAFWEEEVERRCADGPGPRDYPGEAPLTEPEALALAEFTREQRFDLVVALHTQGQEIYWNYRGYEPPESERIARRLAKAAGYKSVKLQGSDAGFKDWFIQDFRKPGFTVEVGLGVNPLPVESFADLYDEVRPLLIAALEAAAGLKQ
- a CDS encoding iron-sulfur cluster assembly accessory protein: MKCKITRNAAKVLRQELDKPENEGKLLRIYVTHSHGDHAHYGMRMDDAGADDEVVETDKEITVVLEKGAELLDGVKIDYFYLPKEGFVISNPTKGNHGDH